Genomic segment of Erythrobacter sp. BLCC-B19:
CTTCGCCTTGTCGAAATCGCTCGTGCCGAGCATGATGTGACTGAACATGAAAGTTCCTCTCCTCAGGTAAGGTGAGTTGCGGATTAGGACGGATTTTCGCCCCCGGCAATCAGCAAATGGGGCGAGAAAGCTGTAGCCAGAGGTTCATCCGCGCGGGCATAGGACAAGCCATGGTCACGCCCGTTCTCGCCGTCCTGTTGGCGCTGCAAGCCGCAGCACCCGATGTCGCTCCTGCTCCCGCAGACCCGGCGGCTCCGGCTGTCTCGCTCGACGCCCTGCCGCTCGAGCAGGCTGCCACCGCGCGCTGCGCCATTGCCTTTGCCACCGTCAGCCGCTGGCAGAAATCGGGCGATACGCGCGGGAGCGCCTATCCCGACATGGAAACCACCGGCGGGCGCGAGTTCTTCGTTCAGGCGATGGCCAAGCTGATGGATGACGCGGGCCTCACCCGCGAGGATGTCATGACGCTCTCGTTTGAAGAGGTTGAGCGCAACGAAACCGCCGAGGGGACTGAGCGGGTCGCTGCCATGATGCCGGCCTGCGTCTTGATGAAGTCGGCCGCAGGGCTGTAATCGCACCGACATATCCCCGCGTCCCGCGCGGGCCGTGCTGGATTCATGCCGCCAAACAAGGCATGGAAACAGGCACCATGTGGTTGCTTTATCAATTCCCCCTGTGCCCTTTCAGCCGCAAGATCCGGCTGCTGCTGAGCGAGAAGAACATCCCCTTCGATCTCGCCCGCGAAGACCCGTGGGCGGCGTCCGATCTGTTCTTCAACCTCAATCCGGCCGGGCGCACCCCGGTGATCGTCAATGAGGAAAAGGGCATCACCATCCCCGATAGCCGCGCGATTGCGGAATATTTCGAGGAGACGGTCGACCGCAACCCGATGATCAACGGCACCGCTGCCCAGCGCGCGGAAATCCGCCGTCTGGTCGCCCTGTTCGACGAGAATTTCTACGCCGATGTCACCGCGCCCTTGCTGTCGGAACGCATGAAGAAGCGCATCCTGCGCCAGCCGCCCGACAGCGGCGCGCTGCGCAATGCGATGAAGATGGCGCACGGGCATCTCGACTATCTCGACTGGCTGATCGACAACCGCCCCTGGGTGGCGGGGTCGACCATGAGCCTCGCTGACCTCGCGGCGGCGGCGCAGATATCGGTTGCGGATTACCTCGGCGGGATCGACTGGGCGGGGCATGAACAGTCACGCGGCTGGTATGCCGTGTTCAAGAGCCGCCCGAGCTTCCGCCCGCTGCTGACCGAGCGGATGGACGTGATCAAGCCGCCCGCGCATTACGCGTTGCTGGATTCTTGATATCCGCACGCCCTCCGGCGTGCGAAATCCTCGCTCCCTTCGGTCGCTGCGGGCGGCCGGTCGGCCTTGCGGTTCATCTGCGATGAACCGATATAGTGCTGGTCAGAGAGGATAGACCATGACCGACGATCCCCGCACGATCACCGACGCCGAATGGCGCGAAAAGCTGACCCCGATGCAGTATCACATCCTGCGCGAGGCGGGGACGGAGCGCGCCTTCACCGGCGAATACGACAAGTTCTACGACGAGGGCGAATACCACTGCGCCGCTTGCGGCACGCAGCTGTTCTATTCCACCGCCAAGTACAATTCCGGCTGCGGCTGGCCCGCCTTCACCCGCCCCGCCACGGACGAGGTGATCGAGGAACACCGCGATGTCAGTTACGGCATGATCCGCACCGAAGTGCGTTGCGGCAAGTGCGGCAGTCACCTTGGCCACGTCTTCCCCGATGGCCCGCCCGAACAGGGCGGCTTGCGCTATTGCATCAATTCGGCGGCGCTGATCTTCACCCCAGCCGAGGATTGAGACGCCCTGCCGCCATGCCGGGGGAGAGCCGCGTAAAGCCGGGTTCACCCGCGGTTACAACTTGCCTATGCATGGGCGCGCGTTCCTGCCCCCTCGGGGCGGGCATGAGATAGGCACGAAGCAATGTCGAAACGGGGTGAGCAGTTGCAGAATAAGGGCGCGCGCGGGGGACGGCGGGCTGCGACGGAGCGTTCGGCAGCGCCCGATCCCGGTGGTTCCGGGCCGCCCCCCCCACGTTGGCGGTTGTGGCTGAAGCGCGCGTTCGTGTGGGGCGGCGCGCTGGCTTTGCTCGGGGTCGTGGTGCTGGCCGTAGCGGTCGGCTTTGCGGCCTCGTCTCTGCCCGATTATGCCACCTTGCAGGCGACCCAGCCGGGCCAGACCATCGTCATCCGCGCGCGTGACGGGCGCGAGCTGGTCGAGATCGGGCCGAGCTTCGGCGAATGGCTGACCTACGACGAAATTCCCGAGAACATGACCAATGCGATGGTCGCCGTGGAAGACAAGCGCTTCCGTTCCCACTTCGGGGTCGATCCGGTGCGTCTCACCGGGGCGCTGATCGAAGGGGTGACCGGCAGCCGCGCGCGTCTGGGCGGCACCTCGACCATCACCCAGCAGCTGGCGCGCAACCTGTTCCTCAACAACAACCGCTCGCTTGACCGCAAGGCGCGCGAAGCGGTGCTGGCGATGGCGCTGGAATGGAAGTTCTCGAAGGAACAGATCCTCGAGCTCTATCTCAACAAGGTCTATTTCGGCGGCGGCGCCTACGGGATCGATTCGGCGAGCCGGAAATTCTTCAGCCACCCCGCCAATGAGCTCAGCGTCGAGGAGGCGGCGATCATCGCCGGGCTGGTCAAGGCGCCCAGCCAGTATTCGCCCACGGCTGACGTTCAGGCCGCCATAGGCCGCGCTCAGGTGGTGCTGGGACTGATGCAGGAGCAGGGCTACATCACCCCTGCCGAGGCCAAGGTCGATGTCAGCGCGGTGCAGCTGAAGGAGCAGGCCGGGCAGAATTCGGTGCGCTATTTCACCGACTGGGTGCTGCCGCAGCTCGATATCATCCTGCCCGAAACCTATGAACCGATCGAGGTGTGGACGACGCTCGACATCGGAATGCAGCGCGCCGCCACCGCCGCGATCGAGGCGAACACCCCCAAGGGGGCGCAGGGCGCGCTGGTCAGTCTTGACCGCGACGGGGCGATCCTCGCGATGGTGGGCGGCACGGATTACGTCGCCAGCAACTACAACCGCGCGACCGCCGCGATGCGCCAGCCGGGCTCGGCGTGGAAGCTGTTCGTCTATCTCGCCGCGCTCGAAGCCGGCTACAAGCCCGAGGACAAGGTCACCGACACCCCGGTGACGATTGACGGCTGGAGCCCGCGCAACGCCAATGGCCGCAATGTCGGTGAGACCGACCTGCGCACCGCCTTTGCCTATTCGATCAACACCGTCGCAGCCCAGCTCGGCAACGAGGTCGGGTTCGGCACGGTCGCCTCGATGGCGCGGCGGTTCGGGGTCAATTCCAAGATCGACACCTATCCTTCCATGGTGCTCGGATCGTCCGAAGTGCGGGTGATCGAGATGGTGCAGGCCTTCGCCGGGATTTCCGCCAAGGGCGTGGCGGTCGAGCCTTATGGCATAACCAAGGTCACCGGGGCCAGCGGCGAGGTGCTCTATCGCCGGGAGAACCCGGGCAAGTCGCCCGCCGTGCCCGATTACGTGGTCGCCGGGATTACCGATCTGCTGCAGGCCGCCGTCCAGACCGGCACCGGACGCGCCGCTGACATCGGCCGGCCCGTGGCGGGCAAGACCGGCACCACCTCCTCGAACAAGGACGGCTGGTTCATCGGCTTTTCGAGCGGCATCACCACCGGTGTGTGGATGGGCCGCGACGATGCCAAGGCGGTGCCGGGCCTCCAGGGCGGGCGCGCGCCGGCACAGGCTTTTGCCGCCTATATGCGCTTTGCGGTGAAGAGCCGCCCGGTCGAACAATTCGACGTCACGCTCGAACTGCCGGAATGGCAGCTTGAGCCGGACGAGGAGGCGATGTTCGGGAGCCCTGAGGACTATTACTACATCGACGAACAGGGCAACATGGTGCAGCCCGGCCAGCGCGAAGGGGGCACTGATCCCTTCGGGCCCGATGCGCCGCCTGCGGCCAGTCAGGATTTCCTCGAGGAAGCGACCGGCGGCTCGCTGCCGCAAAACCAGCAGCGCCCCCCGCGTGAGCCGCGCCGCGCGCCGCCCCAGACGGTGCCCGCCAAGCCGCCCGAGCAATAGGCCGCTTCAAGAGGGGGCCATGAAAAAAGGGCGCCGGGATTGCTCCCGGCGCCCTTTTTGTTTGCCCTATGCGGGCCGCTTACTTGGTGATCCGCACCGCGATGAAGGCGGGCGGGGTGGTGCGGCGCTGGACGCGCAGCAGGATCGCCTCGCGGTTTTCGGCCACAGCGGCGTTGACCTGCGCCAGCAGCGCCTCGACCGAAGCGGTCGGCTGGTAGTTGGCCGACAGGATGATGTCCCCGCGCCGCAGACCCTTGCGCGCGGCATCGCCATTGGGGTCGACCGCAGCGATCACCACGCCCTGCGTATCGGCCGGAATCCCGAGCGAGCGGGCCACGGCCGCGTTCATCGGCATCACCTGCATCCCGAGCTTCTGCTCGATCGTGCTGTCCGAGGTGCCCGGTGCCATCGGCTCTTCGGATTCGGGGTCGAAGGTCTGTGCCTGTGCCTGCAATTCGGCCTCGCTCGGGCGCTTGCCGAGCGTGACGTTGAGCTTCACCGGCTTGCCCTCACGCAGCACCTCGACCGGGATCGTGGTGCCCGGCTGGATGTTGGCCACCAGGAAGGAGACGGTCTGTTCGCTGGTGACATCCTTGCCGTTGACCCGGGTCAGGATGTCGCCCGACTTCAGGCCACCCTTGCTGGCGGGGCTGCCGTCCTCGACCACCTGCGCCAGCTCGCCACGCTTCTTGGGCAGGCCGAGCGAGAGCGCCAGATCCTCGTCAACCGGCTGGAGCCGCACGCCGAGATAGCCGCGCTGGATTTCCTGACCCGAGCGCAGCTTCTCCACGATCGGTGCGGCGATTTCGGCAGGGATCGCAAAACCGATCCCGACGCTGCCGCCCGAGGGCGAGAAGATCGCGTTGTTGATGCCGATCACGTTGCCGCGCATATCGAACAGCGGGCCGCCGGAATTGCCGCGGTTGATGCTGGCGTCGGTCTGGAGATAGCGGTCATAGGCGCCGCCCTGGCCGGTGTTGCGATAGACCGCCGAGATGATCCCGCTGGTCACCGTCCCGCCAAGGCCGAAGGGGTTGCCGATCGCCACCACCCAGTCGCCGACACGCGCGGCGCTGGAATCGCCGAACTTGACGAAGGGGAAGGTCTTGCTCGACCGGATCTTGAGCACCGCCAGGTCGGATGCCGCGTCGGCTCCGACCAAATCGGCTTCGTATTCGGTGCCGTCGGGCAGGGTGACTGTGATCGATTCAAGCTTCGCGCGGGTATCGGGCGGGCTGATCACGTGGTTGTTGGTGACGACATAGCCGTCAGCCGAAATGATGAAGCCCGAACCCAGCGACTGCGCTTCGCGGGTTTGCGGCTGGCCTCCGCCGCGGCGGTTGAACAGTTCGGCAAAGGGCGTGCCGGCGAAGGGGTTGTTGGCAACCTCGACGCGCTGGCGGGTCGAGATGTTGACCACCGCCGGCTGAAGCTGCGCGGTAAGGTCGGCAAAGCTGGCGGGCGCGCCTGCGACCGGCACCACCCGGTTCATCACCGAATCGTCGTTCTGGGCCACCTGCGCGCCAAGCGGCGAACCGGTGATCAGCGAGATGGCAGCGCCGCCCACCAGCAGCGCGCTCGACAGTCCGTATACATAGCGCACGTTGTTCACGTCCTCTTGGTCCTTATCCTTTGGCGGAATGCGCGGGGGTTGCCCCGCGTTCCTGAAACCGTTTGCATCGGCCCGCCCGAAGCCGGGTCATGGCGTCCCAATTGCGCCTCCGGGGGCTGAACGCTGATTGAACATCCGCACCGTTCAGCGCCGCCTGTCGGCGCTTTGTCGAATGGTCAGCGTTCACCCTTGAACTGGCGGAAATACTCGCTGTCCTCCGACAGCACCATCGTGCTCTGCCCCTGACCGTTGAGGAAGGTCTGGCGGTAGCTCTGCATGGCGCGGTAGAAATCGTAGAACTTCGGGTCTTTCCCATAGGCCTCGGCATAGATGCGGGCCGCGGCGGCGCTGGCTTCGGCCTGGATGATCTGCGCATCGCGCTGGCCTTCGGCGCGGATCTTGGCGGCGTCTTCCTCGCGCCCTGTCTTCATCCGGGTGAAGGCCGCATCGAGCGGGCCGCCTTCGGGCAGGTCAGCGCCCTTGATCCGCACATCGAGCACCTGCGCGCCATAATTGCGCGCCTGCTTGTCGAGCGTCTCGGTGATGTTCGACATCGCTGTCCCGCGCTCGGCCTTGATCAGCGCCTCGAACGGGCGCCGCCCCAACTCCTGCCGCAGCACCGAGGTGAGGATCGGCAGCAGCTGTGCTTCAAGCTGGCGCTCGCTGCCGGCCTTTTCGACCAGCTTGACCGGATCGATGATGCGGTAGCGCGCATAGGCATCGACCTGGAGGCGCTTCTGGTCGTTGGAGAGCACCTGGGTGCGCTCCATGTCGAGATCGAGCACCCGGCGGTCGATCATCCGCACTTCTTCCACGAAGGGAATGCGCGGCGCGATCCCGGCCCCGGTCGAGCCATAGGGCGCATCGGGGCGGAAGCGGTTGATGACGCGCACCGGTTCCCCGGTGCGGATCACCACCGCCTGATGGGTCTC
This window contains:
- the hflC gene encoding protease modulator HflC codes for the protein MDALLANTKTLVIAGIVALVAVLSSTVIVPETHQAVVIRTGEPVRVINRFRPDAPYGSTGAGIAPRIPFVEEVRMIDRRVLDLDMERTQVLSNDQKRLQVDAYARYRIIDPVKLVEKAGSERQLEAQLLPILTSVLRQELGRRPFEALIKAERGTAMSNITETLDKQARNYGAQVLDVRIKGADLPEGGPLDAAFTRMKTGREEDAAKIRAEGQRDAQIIQAEASAAAARIYAEAYGKDPKFYDFYRAMQSYRQTFLNGQGQSTMVLSEDSEYFRQFKGER
- a CDS encoding glutathione S-transferase family protein — its product is MWLLYQFPLCPFSRKIRLLLSEKNIPFDLAREDPWAASDLFFNLNPAGRTPVIVNEEKGITIPDSRAIAEYFEETVDRNPMINGTAAQRAEIRRLVALFDENFYADVTAPLLSERMKKRILRQPPDSGALRNAMKMAHGHLDYLDWLIDNRPWVAGSTMSLADLAAAAQISVADYLGGIDWAGHEQSRGWYAVFKSRPSFRPLLTERMDVIKPPAHYALLDS
- a CDS encoding transglycosylase domain-containing protein, encoding MSKRGEQLQNKGARGGRRAATERSAAPDPGGSGPPPPRWRLWLKRAFVWGGALALLGVVVLAVAVGFAASSLPDYATLQATQPGQTIVIRARDGRELVEIGPSFGEWLTYDEIPENMTNAMVAVEDKRFRSHFGVDPVRLTGALIEGVTGSRARLGGTSTITQQLARNLFLNNNRSLDRKAREAVLAMALEWKFSKEQILELYLNKVYFGGGAYGIDSASRKFFSHPANELSVEEAAIIAGLVKAPSQYSPTADVQAAIGRAQVVLGLMQEQGYITPAEAKVDVSAVQLKEQAGQNSVRYFTDWVLPQLDIILPETYEPIEVWTTLDIGMQRAATAAIEANTPKGAQGALVSLDRDGAILAMVGGTDYVASNYNRATAAMRQPGSAWKLFVYLAALEAGYKPEDKVTDTPVTIDGWSPRNANGRNVGETDLRTAFAYSINTVAAQLGNEVGFGTVASMARRFGVNSKIDTYPSMVLGSSEVRVIEMVQAFAGISAKGVAVEPYGITKVTGASGEVLYRRENPGKSPAVPDYVVAGITDLLQAAVQTGTGRAADIGRPVAGKTGTTSSNKDGWFIGFSSGITTGVWMGRDDAKAVPGLQGGRAPAQAFAAYMRFAVKSRPVEQFDVTLELPEWQLEPDEEAMFGSPEDYYYIDEQGNMVQPGQREGGTDPFGPDAPPAASQDFLEEATGGSLPQNQQRPPREPRRAPPQTVPAKPPEQ
- a CDS encoding Do family serine endopeptidase, whose amino-acid sequence is MNNVRYVYGLSSALLVGGAAISLITGSPLGAQVAQNDDSVMNRVVPVAGAPASFADLTAQLQPAVVNISTRQRVEVANNPFAGTPFAELFNRRGGGQPQTREAQSLGSGFIISADGYVVTNNHVISPPDTRAKLESITVTLPDGTEYEADLVGADAASDLAVLKIRSSKTFPFVKFGDSSAARVGDWVVAIGNPFGLGGTVTSGIISAVYRNTGQGGAYDRYLQTDASINRGNSGGPLFDMRGNVIGINNAIFSPSGGSVGIGFAIPAEIAAPIVEKLRSGQEIQRGYLGVRLQPVDEDLALSLGLPKKRGELAQVVEDGSPASKGGLKSGDILTRVNGKDVTSEQTVSFLVANIQPGTTIPVEVLREGKPVKLNVTLGKRPSEAELQAQAQTFDPESEEPMAPGTSDSTIEQKLGMQVMPMNAAVARSLGIPADTQGVVIAAVDPNGDAARKGLRRGDIILSANYQPTASVEALLAQVNAAVAENREAILLRVQRRTTPPAFIAVRITK
- the msrB gene encoding peptide-methionine (R)-S-oxide reductase MsrB — encoded protein: MTDDPRTITDAEWREKLTPMQYHILREAGTERAFTGEYDKFYDEGEYHCAACGTQLFYSTAKYNSGCGWPAFTRPATDEVIEEHRDVSYGMIRTEVRCGKCGSHLGHVFPDGPPEQGGLRYCINSAALIFTPAED